In one window of Gossypium arboreum isolate Shixiya-1 chromosome 4, ASM2569848v2, whole genome shotgun sequence DNA:
- the LOC108459577 gene encoding uncharacterized protein LOC108459577, with product MHAWIRVLNVKIVKCTVNDIPMDISFNQTAGLSALCFLEKVDQLIGKDHLFKRSIILIKAWCYYESRIFGAHHGLISAYALETMILYIINVFHSFLFCSICILLDFWCSMISAVFCLAGCIYIIDYSSSQYFDNKF from the exons ATGCATGCATGGATCCGAGTATTAAAC GTTAAAATAGTGAAATGCACTGTGAATGACATACCGATGGACATCTCTTTCAATCAAACGGCTGGTCTATCTGCACTTTGCTTTCTGGAGAAG GTTGACCAGCTAATTGGAAAAGATCATCTTTTCAAACGCAGTATTATTTTGATCAAGGCCTGGTGCTATTACGAGAGCCGGATCTTTGGTGCACACCATGGCTTGATTTCTGCATATGCATTAGAAACAAtgattttatatatcattaatgTCTTTCATTCATTCTTATTTTGTTCTATTTGTATTTTATTAGATTTCTGGTGTAGTATGATAAGTGCGGTATTTTGTTTGGCGGGATGTATTTATATCATAGATTATtcttcttctcaatattttgataataaattttaa